The following coding sequences are from one Microbacterium wangchenii window:
- a CDS encoding SDR family NAD(P)-dependent oxidoreductase, with protein sequence MDTDVDELVAGRLVLLAGGTSAAGAAAARALHAADARVVVAGRDPVKLDALRADVPGIATVACDLADEDAVAALVEGVHAEHGPVDGVLQLVGGWRGGGGLAGQTDADFRVLEVSLTALRHVSRAFDDDLRASTAGRLAIVSSPAVTRPLAGGANYAAVKAASEAWTRAVGQGFAKSARDAGAAQTAAAVIFRVGTLAGLEDALADAFVALWDDDASVWHDAVIELTPAV encoded by the coding sequence GTGGACACCGACGTGGACGAACTCGTCGCCGGCCGGCTCGTGCTGCTGGCCGGGGGCACCAGTGCCGCCGGCGCCGCCGCCGCCCGCGCCCTGCACGCCGCCGATGCGCGCGTGGTGGTCGCCGGCCGCGATCCGGTGAAGCTCGACGCGCTCCGGGCAGACGTGCCGGGAATCGCGACGGTCGCGTGCGACCTCGCCGACGAAGACGCGGTCGCGGCCCTCGTGGAGGGCGTGCACGCGGAGCACGGACCCGTCGACGGCGTGCTGCAGCTGGTGGGCGGATGGCGCGGCGGCGGGGGCCTGGCCGGCCAGACCGACGCCGACTTCCGCGTGCTCGAGGTGTCGCTGACGGCACTACGCCATGTCTCCCGCGCGTTCGACGACGACCTGCGCGCCTCCACGGCGGGGCGCCTGGCGATCGTGTCCTCCCCCGCCGTGACGCGGCCGCTGGCCGGGGGCGCGAACTACGCCGCGGTCAAGGCCGCCAGCGAGGCCTGGACGCGCGCGGTGGGTCAGGGGTTCGCCAAGTCGGCACGCGATGCCGGCGCCGCCCAGACCGCCGCCGCCGTCATCTTCCGCGTCGGCACCCTCGCAGGACTGGAGGACGCCCTCGCCGACGCATTCGTCGCGCTGTGGGACGATGACGCCTCGGTGTGGCACGACGCCGTCATCGAGCTCACCCCCGCGGTCTGA
- a CDS encoding NRDE family protein — protein MCTVILHVPAESGAPAHVLAIRDEDPARAWDPPGPWWPESHPGVVGVRDARAGGAWLAADSARSRLAVILNRREVAGATQSRGEVVLDAVDGRRPAQPRTNGFNLVVVDREGARVTSWDGTSVRESVLEPGVHMIAHDDVDDPATPRIVRWLPEFAAAPPPAASAPWWREWMLLLEHSAELPPTDDRAIVRDNRPYGVETLSLLVCAATVGPEGVDLAYGELAEPGQWNRVRLVEPVR, from the coding sequence ATGTGCACCGTCATCCTGCACGTTCCGGCGGAGTCGGGCGCCCCGGCGCACGTGCTGGCGATCCGCGACGAGGATCCCGCGCGCGCGTGGGATCCGCCGGGCCCGTGGTGGCCGGAGAGCCATCCGGGGGTCGTCGGCGTGCGCGACGCCCGCGCGGGCGGGGCGTGGCTCGCCGCCGACTCCGCGCGCTCGCGCCTCGCCGTGATCCTCAACCGGCGCGAGGTGGCCGGCGCCACGCAGTCGCGCGGCGAGGTCGTGCTCGACGCCGTCGACGGGCGCCGCCCCGCGCAGCCGCGCACGAACGGGTTCAACCTCGTCGTGGTCGACCGCGAGGGTGCCCGGGTCACCAGCTGGGACGGCACCTCGGTGCGCGAGAGCGTGCTCGAACCGGGCGTGCACATGATCGCGCACGACGACGTCGACGACCCGGCCACCCCGCGCATCGTGCGGTGGCTGCCGGAGTTCGCCGCCGCGCCGCCGCCCGCCGCATCCGCGCCGTGGTGGCGGGAGTGGATGCTGCTGCTCGAGCACAGTGCCGAACTGCCGCCGACCGATGACCGCGCCATCGTGCGCGACAACCGCCCGTACGGCGTGGAGACCCTGTCGCTGCTGGTGTGCGCGGCGACCGTCGGCCCCGAGGGCGTCGACCTGGCCTATGGGGAGCTGGCCGAGCCGGGGCAGTGGAACCGCGTGCGCCTGGTGGAGCCGGTCCGCTGA
- the coaBC gene encoding bifunctional phosphopantothenoylcysteine decarboxylase/phosphopantothenate--cysteine ligase CoaBC codes for MFIVVGVTGGIAAYKTVHLVRLLVTAGHEVHVIPTEDALRFVGLTTWEAISRHPVTTSVHEDVAEVRHVALGRRADLVIVAPATAHTLASMAAGLAGDLLGTTLLATSAPVVVAPAMHSEMWAHPATRANLATLRSRGVHVVGPDDGPLTGGDAGPGRMSEPETIVAAALAVVPARSDLSGLEVAVSAGGTREPIDPVRFVGNRSSGRQGVALALAAADRGADVTLVAAHVEDGVLAEVSRHPRVRIRRAGTVDELAAAMAEAAGVADVVVMAAAVSDYRAAEVSERKLSKEDAGGEEVTLRFVRTPDIVAGLADRRRPGQTVVAFAAETEDDADALVDRALRKAARKGVDLLVANRVGWTAGFGASENAVVIVSGAGDVLARAEGAKREVADSVWDAVLSARHPR; via the coding sequence GTGTTCATCGTCGTCGGCGTCACCGGAGGCATCGCCGCCTATAAGACCGTGCACCTGGTCCGGCTGCTGGTGACCGCCGGACACGAGGTCCACGTGATCCCGACCGAAGACGCGCTGCGCTTCGTCGGTCTCACGACGTGGGAGGCGATCAGCCGCCACCCCGTCACCACCAGTGTGCACGAGGATGTCGCCGAGGTGCGTCATGTCGCCCTCGGCCGCAGGGCCGACCTCGTCATCGTCGCCCCGGCCACCGCCCACACCCTCGCGTCGATGGCGGCGGGCCTGGCCGGCGACCTGCTCGGGACGACACTGCTGGCGACGTCCGCGCCGGTCGTGGTCGCCCCGGCGATGCACAGCGAGATGTGGGCGCATCCGGCCACGCGGGCGAACCTGGCGACGCTGCGTTCGCGCGGCGTGCACGTCGTCGGCCCCGACGACGGACCGCTCACCGGCGGCGATGCGGGGCCCGGCCGCATGAGCGAGCCGGAGACCATCGTGGCCGCCGCGCTCGCGGTGGTCCCGGCCCGTTCGGACCTGTCGGGCCTGGAGGTGGCCGTCTCCGCCGGCGGCACGCGCGAGCCGATCGACCCCGTGCGCTTCGTCGGCAACCGTTCGAGCGGCCGCCAGGGCGTCGCGCTGGCCCTCGCGGCCGCCGATCGCGGTGCCGACGTCACGCTCGTCGCGGCGCACGTGGAAGACGGCGTGCTGGCGGAGGTGTCGCGGCATCCGCGGGTGCGGATCCGGCGCGCCGGGACGGTGGACGAGCTGGCCGCGGCGATGGCCGAGGCCGCCGGCGTGGCCGACGTCGTCGTGATGGCCGCCGCCGTGTCGGACTACCGCGCCGCCGAGGTGAGCGAACGCAAGCTCAGCAAGGAGGACGCCGGCGGCGAGGAGGTGACGCTGCGCTTCGTGCGCACGCCCGACATCGTCGCGGGCCTGGCCGACCGGCGCCGCCCCGGCCAGACCGTGGTGGCCTTCGCCGCCGAGACGGAGGACGACGCCGACGCGCTGGTGGACCGCGCGCTGCGCAAGGCCGCGCGCAAGGGCGTCGACCTGCTCGTGGCCAATCGCGTCGGCTGGACCGCCGGCTTCGGCGCGTCCGAGAACGCCGTGGTCATCGTCTCGGGCGCCGGCGATGTGCTGGCCCGCGCGGAAGGGGCGAAGCGGGAGGTCGCCGACTCGGTGTGGGACGCCGTCCTCTCCGCTCGCCACCCCCGCTGA